In the genome of Caenorhabditis elegans chromosome IV, the window accaaaaaagttgaattttgaaaacctcaaaactttttcagcggtctcgttatgaaaatcaggtagcttcagcatctaagcatcatatgtatcatgtttcagaaaaagtttaggttttgtattcccgtaatccatcatattacaatgcccactttcaccgctacttgccgactgataacataattttttaacttggaaattgttttagcatctgcaaaaaatatttatttatcagttttaataagaaaaaacgggaaaaagctgtgaaaaacgaaagaaaacaggcggaaaacaaagcaagataaatggccgctgaaacttgtcggccccctcggccatggcctagaaaccacttttcctcgtccctcgtgaggaaaaagttgcagtggggaaatgagagattttttttttcacggaattctggcttccccctcataaattgaaatggaagagagtTTGtgtgccgaactaggccattttagGTCGGCGGagagattttgtgtagatttacggcgcgttgcgtgtcgcgtcgcggctcgattttagttgtaaaactgaatgtatttgtccgtgtggagtacacgacacttttccacgcgttgCCCAGCAGGctattgtcaatggagcgcgaaaaatatGCATAAGGacggccagaaccccgtgtttTGTTAAAACTAACACTCTGGAGCTGTCATTCCGGCGATCAGATCTGATTGGTACTCGgcgatggctgaaaaatggggaaatttgagattttttggggaaaatttgaggatttttgggctaattttgaactttttagtgaaaaaattgaggaaatttggccaattttcgaggaaatttggtttttaagtggaaattgaggaattttgagcttttcttgtgaaaaataGTGAATTTTGGGCTAATTTTCGACGAAATTAGagtgaaaattgaggaaatgtagactttttggagattttctgGTGAAAAATGTGAGGATTTAGacttattttcaagaaattttgggattttttggtgaaattgatgaagtttgaacttttttagtGGAAATTGGAAGATTTTGAGCTAGTTTTGAGGTTTTACAGTATAAAATATGAGAATTTAGGCTATTTTATGAtgaaatttgggatttttcggtaaaaattaaggaattttaagatttttggtgaaaaattggggattttgggctaattttcaaagaattttaggctttttttggtggaaatttgaagattttggaCTAATTTTCAAGGAAATATGGGATTTTTTAGTGGAAACTTAAggaattttgcgatttttagtggaaaattgagcttttttggcagaaatttgagaattttgtcctatatttcggagaaaattggaattttttttgttaaaattttatgaattttgggattttttggtgaaattggaagattttgtgctaattttggaattttctagtgaaaattttgaggatTTAGGTGAATTTATGAagaattttaggattttttggtgaaaatttagGGATTTCGTTCGAATAACCcgaatttttggttaaaaatctcgaattttcgtgattttccgtcatttttccaattttccgtgggttttcacaattttcgcaCTCCGAAGGCTCCGGAATAGCTCAATTTCGATAAAATCTGGGTTTTTGGGCTAATTTCGTTCGAAAACCCCGAATTTTAGGTAGgttaaaaaactcgaaatttctcgattttcaagcatttttagccaattttccgtggttttttcaatttttcaatgattttcgcTCCAAAAAACGAGCACATACTCGGCTCGAGCTCATCAAAAGCCTGCATAAGCTCTTCCTGCATCTTATCACCAGAACACATTGAATAGATCACTGGCGTTGCTGATGTATTCTCTGGATCTACTTTAAGCCGCCATTCTCGAATAATTGGATCTTCTTGCTCGAGAGCTTCCATTCTGGGAGGGAGTTGTGTTGGAGCATTGTGCATTATTGGATAGAAAGCTTCAGCCATTCCTGATTCGTAGTCCTTTCGTtcactggaaaaattgagtgaaaatcGGGTTTTTTAGGCATAAAAATCTTGTGAAAAgccgccaaaattttgttcatttttgccctttttaagcttttttccgggttttttttttggggggaTTTTTGAGGGGGAATTGATGACATTCCAGTGTTTTGAAGATTTAAATCACTAAAATCGAGTTATTAGGCacaaaaatctcataaaaagCAGGAAATTCGCACTAAAACCTGGGAAAAATTGGGggtttttggggaaaaattgagaaatttaggTGAAAATCGGGGTTTTTAGGCTTACATTCCTGATTCGTGTAGTCCTTTAGCTCACTGGAAAATGTGGGgatttttcgagcaaaattGAGGATTTGcgatgatttttgaagttttttttcggattttttattggaaaatgaggaattttgagcttttttagtgaaaagttcaaaaattttgccatttttagtgaaaaatttgagcatttaagctaaattttcgaagaattttaggtttttctgGTGAAAATTGACTATGAGAAAGCTCGGGTTTTTAGGCATAAAAAGCTAGAATTGGCTCCAAAAACCCAAAAGAAAGGGggatttttggtggaaattgatgaaattacAGTGAAAATCGGGTTTTTTAGGCATAAAAATCTTATAAAAAGCGGAAAATTTGCTCAGAAAACCCAagaaatgggatttttttcgaattttaacgggaatttttcgttttttacgTTTTTCCCTCGAATTTTCGCGAATCATAAGTAAAATTGAGGATTTTTGGGGTAAAATTGGGTAATTAGTGTGTGAAATCggtgaaaatgtgaaaaaaatcgagttttttcatggaattttctcgaatttccgtACCATCCCAGCTCCCGCATCGCTTTCGGCAACGGAACCACCGAATCATGAACTTCTGGCCAATGATCCGTATTCGCTTCACACCAATCCACAAAACCCGTCCGATCGATGccctccaccaccaccgtcAATCCCCCCGCCGCcgctttttgaataaaatccgGTGCCGTCAGCTTTTCGACCTGATTTATATTGTTGCTGACGATAATTCTCGCAAGCATCGCCTCAATTCGGTGCTCAATTTGCTCGGCGGCAAAAAGAAACGTGGCGTACGGATGGGAGTACACGTCGCTCAGATTTTTCGGCGGTTTTGGACGAAGTTCCGGCTCGAGATCGGGCAGGCGCCATACTATATAAATAATATTCAACCGACGAATCACATCATCCCTTTCTTCAGAATGAATCTCAAAACATGTGGCAAGAGCCTGAAAAATGGCTAGAGAGCAGCGATTTGTGAATTGTTCGACGAATGTGTTGCCGAGAGAGTTGAAGGATTTGTTTGTGGTGCGAATAAAGctggaaattaattaaatttcttatttaaacACTGattctcaataaaaaaaaatactttgaaatattggaaatatcAGTTTCCGAGAAGAACAAGTCCTCGTCTCGCTTTATATCCTCCAGCATCTCGAAatcgttttctttttcctttttttgcgACTCGTGCGGTGGCGCTGCAGCGGCACCGGTTTTCTGGTTCTTCtttgccttttttttcgtcatttttggctgaaaattaacgaaaattacggagaaattgatgaaaattgagttgaaaatgaaatgaaaagaaaaaaaaacagggaagcgaaaataatgcaagtgcgctctatcTGCACGCCATAGAGAGTACGAGACGCAGAGATCGTTGGCGCACTTTGTGATTTGTTGACGTGTTTCTCGTGCATGCTGAcgcaattttagttttttcagcatttttttttttgaaaaaatccatacatttcccaattttcagcaaatttttcagtgaaaggcctttttttccaaattttcagcatttttccggaaaaaatccataaatttcccaatttttcagtatttttacggaaaaatccattaatttcccaatttttcagcatttttcagtaaaaatccataaatttcctctattttaagaatttttacggaaaaaaaatccataaatttcccaaattttcagcttttttttcggaaaaaacaattattttcccgtatttttagcatttttcagaaaaaattcataaattttccatattttcagcattttttaaagaaaaaatccataaattttccatattttccatattttcagcttttttccagaaaaaatccattaatttcccaatttttcggtatttttctgtgaaaaatccataaaattatcaattttcagcatttttcagtaaaaatccATGAATTTCCCATgctttcagctttttttttcagaaaagatccaaaaatttcccaattttttagcatttttccggaaaaaaaatccattaatttcccaatttttcggtatttttcattaaaaatctataaattttcagtatttttcagaaaaaaatccataaatttcctatattttcagcattttttcgaaaaaaaatccataaatttcccatattttcagcatttttccgaaaaaaaatccataaattttgcaaaatttcagcatttttctgaaaaaattcatatatttctcgtattttcaaatttttccagaaaaaactccatatattttcaaaattttcagcatttttcgatgataattaaaaagaaaacaatgcAAGTGTGCTCTATCTGCATGCCGTAGAGAGTACGAGACGCAGAAATCGTTGGCGCACTTTGCGATTTGTTGGCGTGTTTCTCGTGCATGCTGacgcaattttcgattttcagcatttttttcagaaaaaatccatagattttcaaaatttttcaataaaaatgcacctttttttcagaaaaaaaaatcatttatttcccaaattttcaatatttttctaaaaaaaattcattattttgttcaatttttcaaattttcagctctcaCAATGTCCTCCGTGCTCAGGCTGGCGATGAGAGCTAAAGGTTTCAGTCGATTTCTAGCAGAAACCCAGGCGTTTCCCGtgaaaaatcgacattttaTGACGTCAAGTGTGCGGAAAACTGGCGATTTTGAATATGAGGCAGGCGgaatttgcggaaaaaattaaaaaaaaaaaggaatttttagGATCCAAAAAGTGAAGACGAGGTGGTGAATATCACCTACGTGTTACGGGACGGCACGGAACGAAAAATTCGCGGAAAAGTCGGGGATAATGTGATGTTTTTGGCGCACAGGTagcaaaatgagcaaaaatattgggatttttttctaaaaaaaaaacgattttattACAGATATGACATTGAAATGGAGGGAGCTTGCGAGGCATCACTTGCCTGCTCGACGTGCCACGTCTACGTCGATCCAGCCTTCCAGAACAAGCTCCCGGAGCCGCTAGAAGAGGAAGACGATATGCTGGATATGGCTCCGGCGCTCAAGGACAACTCACGGCTCGGCTGTCAAATTGTGCTCACGAAAGAGCTCGACGGAATCACTGTAACCCTGCCGACAATGACACGCAACTTCTATGTGGACGGGCATGTGCCGAAACCtcattaatttcaattttattcttgtgatattcatcattttctattcaatttcctgaaaatttcgagtCTTAAAACGAGATTCGGGTTGTATTTTTTCCTTGTTGCTCAAAATGTTTAGAGtttatattattaaaaatcgcGCTCGCTTTTGACCTTTTACTCGATATATTTATGTTGTaatttctctgcgtctcctcgtTTTCGCACGATCACTCGCCGAACAGACACCCTCCAGATGCTGCTCTGGGCCCCCAACAGCCGGTCAATCAGGACAACTTTTAACTTTCCACTCAAATTGACCACTGAAATGCTgcgtttattgatttttctcatatttctaGCCGATTTTTCGCTTTGCCAGGACCCGAAAGTCACTTTTGAGGACTATTTtcagtttggaaaaaatgagtatACGGAGAGAAATTGGCCCGATTGTGTGGCTTTTATGAAGCGAGCAATTGATGATTTTAGGTGAATTTTTGAGTGGTTTTTAgcttggaaattggaaaaattcgaaaaaattacagaaaaaaccctggaaatgtctttttttcggctaaaataggcgaaaaatcacaaatttcccgcaaaattaattaattttcaggaaaaagaaattttttagcaacgtcgctctattgagaaaatatttcggcgggagtttaaaattcaattttgtggttttttcgaagaaaatcgCATAAATTTGATCGAAAAACAGTCTGAAATAGCGAAATTAACCcagaaaaatcgcattttcactgaaaaataattaaatttataaaataccGCCTATGCAAATTCACTCTATTGAGAAAATGCTTCGGCGGGAGTTTAAGATTtaattgtttggttttttcggagaaaatcgcatatattttaatgaaaaacgcTCTGAAATAGCGAAATTAATCCAGAAAAGTtgtgtttttcactgaaaaataattaaaaaatactgcCAGTGCAAATTCGCCCCATTGATAACACTTTTCAGCGggagttttgaatttatttgttctttttttagcttttttgaaagtaaactCGTGCTTTGCGTCATTTTCTAGTCTGAAATAGCGAAATTACCCAGAAAATTCGTgttttacactgaaaaataatttaaattctcTCCCATGCAAATTCGCCCCACTGATAaaatcatcttttttttctagacaaTACCAAGACGACGTGGTGAGTTGCCGCAGAAAGTGTAACCGGCAGATCAAACCTGCCACGTCATCCTcgccaaaaatcgcaaaattccaCGAAACAAGTGAAACTGCACTGTGTCTTTTGAGATGCCGGAAGGACATGTTCGGAGGTAGTGATGATGCATGTGCACTCcattgctaaaaaaaattcccccgAATTTCAGATCATCAATCGATAAAGAAAATGTCAGTGTACCATGATTTAGAGGAGCGCAAGCCGTATCAGTACATGCATATCTGCTATTATCATCAGGGCGAGCTTGCGATGGCCGTTCAATCGGCCTACACGTTTTTGGTCGCAAATCCGGATGATAAGGATATTAAGCAAAGTTTGAATTGGTACATGAATCGCGATGGATATTCGGATGATATGCTTATCGATATGGAACGGAAAGATCATGAGGTTCGGGGCTTGGGGGTCTTGCAAcgattatttaaataaatgtttggaGTTTAAAGGTGCATtgtgaaaaatcactgaaaaatcttgaaaactccccgaaaattgattaaaaaccctcgaaaatcaataaaatttcgtcaaattatccacttttttttgtgattttccgAGATTTTTAGGCCTAAACTTAGGCCTAAAATATGTATAATTCAAGCCAAATCCTCccaaaataatgattttttgagattttctcagtttttttccaggtttttaTCATTTAATTCTGCTTCAGCTGGCTTCAcaaccatttttcaattctcaaagCAAAATTTGAGctaattttaactaattttgtcaaaaactgacctccagactgcaaaaatcttgaaaaaccacgaaaaaaattggaaaaacctgcaaaattgattgaaaatcatcaaaaatagagaaaaattaatcgaattatccacttttttgtgatttttaccCACAAATTGGCCACTTTTCACAGGGGCTTCTGGCCTTCTCCACACGGACAAGTACATTTAGTTTTTCGAGCCGCAACGCggcacgcaacgcgccgtaaatctaccccagatttGGCCGAGCTAAAATGGCCTAATTCGGCACGGATTTCTTGCTTCCCTCATAagttgaaatggaagagtttgtgccgaactaggccattttagctcggccatatctggggtagatatacggcgcgttgcgtgtcgcgtcgcggcttgCTTTCAGCTGtgaaactaaatgtatttgtccgtgtggagtccggcgggcgattgtcaatggagcgcgaaaaattcaaaaattcaatgaggaaggccagaatccggtggccgagtttttctcACACCTCACTTTTCTAGGCCAAATTCATCAACGGCGTCGAGGCCTACGACCAACAAGACTGGGGTCGATGTGTCAACGAATTCGAGTCGGcgctcgaaaaatcgataattcaagacgaaaagtgtcggctgctctgCCAGGATAAAATCGATTGGAGCGTCGTTGACGGCAACCCGgaaatcgatattttgttGGCAAGTATGAGAGCTTCTGTGATACGCTGTGAGCACAACTGTCTGTATAAGTTGGCGAGGATCAACGGGCATTATGTAGGACATTTGTTTGCCGCGCACTTTGAGTACCTgcatttttgtcattttaagAGTGAGTTTACCgcctaaaaaaattcaaaattcaacaaacaaaaaaattccagtgcAGCGGGGCGCTGAAGCGGCTCAAACTGTCGCCAATTATCTCCTCTTTGACGACAGCCCATTGATGAGACGAAATCGGTATTTCTACGGGAAACAGTACAAAAAGAATGAGCTCTTCACGCCGAGCCAAGAAGTTTTGGATATTTATCGG includes:
- the Y73F8A.26 gene encoding Leprecan-like alpha-helical domain-containing protein (Confirmed by transcript evidence), whose protein sequence is MFGDHQSIKKMSVYHDLEERKPYQYMHICYYHQGELAMAVQSAYTFLVANPDDKDIKQSLNWYMNRDGYSDDMLIDMERKDHEAKFINGVEAYDQQDWGRCVNEFESALEKSIIQDEKCRLLCQDKIDWSVVDGNPEIDILLASMRASVIRCEHNCLYKLARINGHYVGHLFAAHFEYLHFCHFKMQRGAEAAQTVANYLLFDDSPLMRRNRYFYGKQYKKNELFTPSQEVLDIYRRRDLEARFLEFMEKRFVVKDGELPPEQADDRNPLSLDIHVEDNFPYEQIPSLMTSSECKILRSALDTRERDGFVKELEQRVKLWPNSSYSNVTCGSPVREAQCSRAIVFSAEHNDCGEWLGKWFNGCAVVFCDEKKIID
- the ntl-11 gene encoding CCR4-NOT transcription complex subunit 11 (Confirmed by transcript evidence), producing the protein MTKKKAKKNQKTGAAAAPPHESQKKEKENDFEMLEDIKRDEDLFFSETDISNISNFIRTTNKSFNSLGNTFVEQFTNRCSLAIFQALATCFEIHSEERDDVIRRLNIIYIVWRLPDLEPELRPKPPKNLSDVYSHPYATFLFAAEQIEHRIEAMLARIIVSNNINQVEKLTAPDFIQKAAAGGLTVVVEGIDRTGFVDWCEANTDHWPEVHDSVVPLPKAMRELGCERKDYESGMAEAFYPIMHNAPTQLPPRMEALEQEDPIIREWRLKVDPENTSATPVIYSMCSGDKMQEELMQAFDELEPTIAEYQSDLIAGMTAPELEELNKQIDCDDQMSQSSDSAPPSEVSSDLELDTALDIRDGMTMPLVDLKDEVIEGCVDRILDGTTLTTSKSDMMIQFVRTALITHPQYDRLLQASVLDENIISFIRTNVKFAGAFLVRNALSEQDTCLLFKRYMRLCEGVNSTVHSLETVLKLSKEFIEHDKLTQEHREVVLAFVRHTIRTCEGDRTVRLVAMLVKKLLRERVLNVEDIAADVKPFTLKYTDNRECTALYQSMINMQNGGGGGGQENMTTSTTTTTTTTKSSSPNSLSTTTTTTSHNPGASATTTTTTVVKTCGPATFKQTSRKVVLQFKNPSQNAHF
- the Y73F8A.26 gene encoding Leprecan-like alpha-helical domain-containing protein (Confirmed by transcript evidence), which encodes MLRLLIFLIFLADFSLCQDPKVTFEDYFQFGKNEYTERNWPDCVAFMKRAIDDFRQYQDDVVSCRRKCNRQIKPATSSSPKIAKFHETSETALCLLRCRKDMFGDHQSIKKMSVYHDLEERKPYQYMHICYYHQGELAMAVQSAYTFLVANPDDKDIKQSLNWYMNRDGYSDDMLIDMERKDHEAKFINGVEAYDQQDWGRCVNEFESALEKSIIQDEKCRLLCQDKIDWSVVDGNPEIDILLASMRASVIRCEHNCLYKLARINGHYVGHLFAAHFEYLHFCHFKMQRGAEAAQTVANYLLFDDSPLMRRNRYFYGKQYKKNELFTPSQEVLDIYRRRDLEARFLEFMEKRFVVKDGELPPEQADDRNPLSLDIHVEDNFPYEQIPSLMTSSECKILRSALDTRERDGFVKELEQRVKLWPNSSYSNVTCGSPVREAQCSRAIVFSAEHNDCGEWLGKWFNGCAVVFCDEKKIID
- the ntl-11 gene encoding CCR4-NOT transcription complex subunit 11 (Confirmed by transcript evidence); protein product: MTKKKAKKNQKTGAAAAPPHESQKKEKENDFEMLEDIKRDEDLFFSETDISNISNFIRTTNKSFNSLGNTFVEQFTNRCSLAIFQALATCFEIHSEERDDVIRRLNIIYIVWRLPDLEPELRPKPPKNLSDVYSHPYATFLFAAEQIEHRIEAMLARIIVSNNINQVEKLTAPDFIQKAAAGGLTVVVEGIDRTGFVDWCEANTDHWPEVHDSVVPLPKAMRELGCERKDYESGMAEAFYPIMHNAPTQLPPRMEALEQEDPIIREWRLKVDPENTSATPVIYSMCSGDKMQEELMQAFDELEPTIAEYQSDLIAGMTAPELEELNKQIDCDDQMSQSSDSAPPSEVSSDLELDTALDIRDGMTMPLVDLKDEVIEGCVDRILDGTTLTTSKSDMMIQFVRTALITHPQYDRLLQASVLDENIISFIRTNVKFAGAFLVRNALSEQDTCLLFKRYMRLCEGVNSTVHSLETVLKLSKEFIEHDKLTQEHREVVLAFVRHTIRTCEGDRTVRLVAMLVKKLLRERVLNVEDIAADVKPFTLKYTDNRECTALYQSMINMQNGGGGGGQENMTTSTTTTTTTTKSSSPNSLSTTTTTTSHNPGASATTTTTTVSFALL
- the fdx-2 gene encoding 2Fe-2S ferredoxin-type domain-containing protein (Confirmed by transcript evidence) codes for the protein MSSVLRLAMRAKGFSRFLAETQAFPVKNRHFMTSSVRKTGDFEYEDPKSEDEVVNITYVLRDGTERKIRGKVGDNVMFLAHRYDIEMEGACEASLACSTCHVYVDPAFQNKLPEPLEEEDDMLDMAPALKDNSRLGCQIVLTKELDGITVTLPTMTRNFYVDGHVPKPH
- the ntl-11 gene encoding CCR4-NOT transcription complex subunit 11 (Confirmed by transcript evidence) yields the protein MTKKKAKKNQKTGAAAAPPHESQKKEKENDFEMLEDIKRDEDLFFSETDISNISKYFFLLRISV